DNA from Halorarum salinum:
GTCAGGCGAGTTCCTTCAGCGACACGGCGAGGCTCGCCTCGACCCAGGCGAGCGGGTTCGCGGCGTCGTACAGCACCACCTGTCCGTCGTCCTCGTACGCCTCGACCGTGTCGACGGCCTCGTCCGGGCGGTCGTCCCCGCCCGTGCTGTCCCACGAAGAGTCGGCTTGGTGGCTCATGGGCTACTCCGTGGTATAGCGTGACACGGTAAATGCCTTTCCGTCGCGGCCGGTGCTGCAGTCGGGGATAGAGCCGCCGCAGTCCGGCGATCAGTCGGTCCGGCGCGGTCGGACACACTCCCCGCGGAGCGCCGGCCCGGGAGGTCGCGTGGTCCGTCCGCCGTCGCCGCGCCGAACCGCGAAGGGCGGGCTTTTTACCCGGGACGCCGAAGCCGCTGGCATGACCAACGCGAGCCTCACGGA
Protein-coding regions in this window:
- a CDS encoding DUF7331 family protein, whose protein sequence is MSHQADSSWDSTGGDDRPDEAVDTVEAYEDDGQVVLYDAANPLAWVEASLAVSLKELA